Proteins from a single region of Clupea harengus chromosome 5, Ch_v2.0.2, whole genome shotgun sequence:
- the LOC105901897 gene encoding activin receptor type-1B-like, translated as MDKHRMVLSLLVLAASFGLYDALLCNCTNADCEKQGYQCQTDGACMASTSVIEGVEQRVRACIPRDQLVPPGQPFYCLSAEGYLNTHCCYSDYCNSMDLQVHPVTAWPPLSYTEGWGPVEVAAAVAGPVFLLCVVLLLARFLFQHHQRAYGHRHRLDVEDPSTEHLYLAKDKTLQDLIYDLSTSGSGSGLPLFVQRTVARTIVLQEIIGKGRFGEVWRGRWRGGDVAVKIFSSREERSWFREAEIYQTIMLRHENILGFIAADNKDNGTWTQLWLVSDYHEYGSLFDFLNRYSVTIEGMIKLALSAASGLAHLHMEILGTQGKPGIAHRDLKSKNILVKKNGTCAIADLGLAVRHESITDTIDIAPNQRVGTKRYMAPEVLDETINMRHFDSFKCADIYALGLVYWEIARRCNEGGIHEEYQLPYYDLVPSDPSIEDMRKVVCDQRLRPNIPNWWQSYEALRVMGKIMRECWYANGAARLTALRIKKTLAQLSIEEDVKI; from the exons ATGGATAAACATCGAATGGTTTTATCGTTATTGGTCCTGGCTGCTTCTTTTGGACTATATGATG CCCTGTTGTGTAACTGCACCAATGCTGACTGCGAGAAGCAGGGCTACCAGTGCCAGACGGACGGGGCGTGCATGGCCTCCACCTCTGTCATCGAGGGCGTGGAGCAGCGCGTGCGCGCCTGCATCCCCCGCGACCAGCTGGTGCCCCCCGGCCAGCCCTTCTACTGCCTGAGTGCCGAGGGCTACCTTAACACCCACTGCTGCTACTCCGACTACTGCAACAGCATGGACCTGCAGGTGCACCCAG tgACAGCCTGGCCGCCTCTGAGTTACACTGAGGGCTGGGGTCCGGTggaggtggcggcggcggtggcgggaCCGGTGttcctgctgtgtgtggtgctgctACTGGCCCGCTTCCTCTTCCAGCACCACCAGAGGGCCTACGGGCACCGGCACCGGCTGGACGTGGAGGACCCCAGCACTGAGCACCTCTACCTGGCCAAGGACAAGACCCTGCAGGATCTCATCTACGACCTCTCCACGTCAGGCTCAGGATCGG GTCTCCCTCTGTTTGTACAGAGGACGGTGGCACGGACCATCGTGCTTCAGGAGATCATCGGGAAGGGCCGCTTTGGCGAGGTGTGGCGGGGGAGGTGGCGAGGCGGCGACGTGGCCGTGAAGATCTTCTCCTCCCGAGAGGAGCGCTCCTGGTTCCGCGAGGCCGAGATCTACCAGACCATCATGCTCCGCCACGAGAACATCCTGGGCTTCATCGCCGCCGACAACAAGG ATAATGGCACGTGGACTCAGTTGTGGCTGGTGTCGGACTACCATGAGTATGGTTCTCTGTTCGACTTCTTGAACCGCTACTCGGTCACCATCGAGGGCATGATCAAGCTGGCCTTGTCTGCAGCCAGTGGCCTGGCGCACCTTCACATGGAGATCCTGGGCACGCAGG GCAAGCCAGGCATTGCTCACCGCGATCTGAAGTCCAAGAACATTCTGGTCAAGAAGAACGGCACCTGCGCCATCGCGGACCTGGGGCTGGCGGTGCGCCACGAGTCCATCACAGATACCATCGACATCGCACCCAACCAGCGGGTCGGCACCAAGAG GTACATGGCCCCAGAGGTGCTGGATGAGACCATCAACATGCGACACTTTGACTCCTTCAAGTGCGCCGATATCTATGCCCTGGGGCTGGTGTACTGGGAGATTGCTCGGCGCTGCaatgaaggag gtattcaCGAGGAGTATCAGCTGCCCTACTATGACTTGGTGCCCTCTGACCCGTCTATAGAAGACATGAGAAAGGTCGTGTGTGATCAGAGATTACGACCCAACATTCCCAACTGGTGGCAGAGCTATGAG GCGCTGCGTGTGATGGGAAAGATCATGCGCGAGTGCTGGTACGCTAACGGAGCGGCGCGCCTCACAGCCCTGCGCATCAAAAAGACCCTGGCCCAGCTCAGCATCGAGGAAGACGTCAAAATCTAA